TTCAATTATCAGTTTTCATAGTATCTTGAAATAAGATTTTGACTAATAAAGAGGTAAGAAAAACCTGAGATCAATCTCAGCCACGAAACATTCACTCTTCCGTCATACAGGAATTTTGCCATGTCTGAAGTGTCAGATATAATCCTGCTCCTCCATTACTATTTCTATGTTCATACCCTGATCTCCTCGTAAAAACACCTCTTCATTACCAATTGAACTCCTCAGGCGCTACGTCTTGGAAGCCCGTCAGGCAACGGATTCGGGATCGGCAGCTTGTGGATTACGGCATGGAAGGTTTCATTTTGATCGCTGAAAAAAGGCTCTTCAGGTGGCGTCTGGAAGGATCAATCGGACCGGCGCCGCGCATGCTTCCTGAAGTGCGCAGCGCATTGATCATGCTCTGCATAACAGATTACGATCGGTAATCGTTAGAAAGGAAAAACGCAGAGTCAATCGACTCTGCTTCATGCATTTCTTTTACCGAAGTACACCATGAGAAAACAAAGGGGCGAACCCTGAGGGCTGCCCCTTGAAATCATAGAATTAGATTATATTCGTTACATGTAAAGTATCCCGACGATTTAACCATCATTTTACAAATTGTGAGGGATTTTCGAAATGGCCTAATGAGATTTTTTGCAAATTTTCAATTATTTTAAACGGTAATCGTTACTCTTATGTAACTGTGATTTTAATGTTTCGTAGGTGAAGGCGATAAAACGGCATCCTAGCTGTCAGATTCTTGGAGGAACGAGAGGGCTTGACTTTCTTGGAAATCACCGCTAAATGGAAAATCAAAATATTGCAGACCCCCGCAACGGAACACGGTGAGAATCCGTGACGGTCCCGCCGCTGTAACCGGGGACACAGACCATCTCAAAAGCCACTGTGAAGGACGTTCCCACGCACCGTCATGGGAAGGCGATGGTTCGATGGATAATCCGGAAGTCAGAAGACGACCGGGGTCTGTTTAGATGACGAACCTGATGGTAAAGGGTTCCGGCCGCGCGTTATGCGCTGTTGGAGCCCTTTTTTATTGCAGGAGAAAGACCAATGGAAAAAATGAAATGCATCATGGTCCGCAAGATCGGAAGTTTCGATGTGGCCAGTACGAAGATTCGGCCACCCACTGAAGATGAAGTCCTGATACGAGTGGAAGGGGCGGGCGTGTGCCGGACCGATCTCAAACTGATCCGGGAGGGACATCGGGACCTTGTCCTGCCTCGAATCCCCGGGGAAGAAGTGGTGGGCAGCGTCCATCGCACTGGTATAGCGGTAAGCAATTTCAAGGAGGGAGACAGGGTATATGTCTATCCCGGTGTTTGGTGCGGAAAGTGCCCGGCCTGCCGTTCGGGTGCGGAAAATCTATGCCGTGACATGCGGATCATGGGATTTCATCGCGACGGCGGTTTTGCCGAATACGTCACCGTGCCCGCGAGAAGCATCATAGCCGTTCCAGAAGGGTTGAAGGCGGAGCACGCCGTTTTCGCGGAGCCTCTCTCATGCTGCCTGAATGCTTTGGAACTCGGCGCTTCCGGGATGGGGAAAACCATTGCCATATGGGGTGCCGGACCCGCAGGAACGCTGCTCTTCAGGGCGGCATCGGCTCTTGGTGCTGTCCCTGTTTGCATAGAGCCTGACGACCAGCGACGGCAGAGAATCAATGGAATAAAGAGAACAGCCGACGAGAAGTACGATCTGTGCATCGTGGCTGTTGGGTCAAAGTCGGCATACGAGGAAGCCCTCGCAAGCCTCAATCCCCGTGGCCGGTTGGTCGTTTTTTCGGGGCTACGACCTGCGGAACCAGCTTTGTCGGTGGACTTTAACCGCTTGCATTACTTCGAGCAGACCATCGTCGGAGCTTACGGGTGCGCCTATCGCCAAGGCATCTCGGCCCTCGATCTCATCCATAACGGCCGCATTGTTGTGGAGGACCTCATCTCCCATCGGATGCAACTCGATGAGCTTGAAACCGCATTGAGGCTCGTTGAAGAGCGGCAGAGCATGAAAATCATATTGCGACCATAGGGGCAATGGAATTATGGAATACAATAATGACAGCCTTATTCAATTCGGCAAGGCAATTCAACGGTTGATCGACAAAAAAGATCTGTCCCGGCAGGAGAGTTACGAAACGTTCCGGCAGATCCTGTTAAACCTCCAGCCCGAACTGCACCAAGGGGCGTTCCTTGCAGCCCTGGTTGCCAAGGGCGAAACGGCTCAGGAAATCGCCGGTGCTTGGCAGGCCATCGTCGAGTTCGACACCATCCCCGCCAATGAAACCTTTGAGGCCCCTCTTGTCGAAAACTGCGGAACAGGCATGGATGCGCTGAAGACCTTCAATGTCAGCACGGCCGCCGCCGTTGTGGCTGCAGCTGGAGGTGTTCGCATGGCCCGCCATGGGGCAAGAGCTCTCACATCGATGTACGGGACGGTTGATCTGCTCGAAGCCGTAGGTGTCGACGTCGATGCCGATGTGAACAAGGTGTGCCAAAGTATCCGCAAAGCCGGCATTGGAATTTTCAATGGGACGAGCCCTAAGGTCCATCCGCGCTCGCTGGCACGAATCCTCGGTCAGATCCGTTTCGGGTCTACTCTGAACATCAGCGCATCCCTGGCAGGTCCCTGCAGGCCCACCCATGCCCTGCGGGGCGTCTATTCGAGCAGCCTCCTTCCGAAGATGTCAGAAGTCATGAGAGAGATTGGGTATGAGAGAGGACTGATCGTCCATGGACTTGACGCTACTGGTGAGAAAGGCATCGATGAACTTTCGAACATGGGAGAAAGCGTCATCTGTGAGTTTGATTCGGACGGAAAGGAGACAACTTACTCGATCAATCCCGAAGACGTTGGTCTCAGGCGTTCGAGCTATGAAGACGTCGCAACTCTGGGAAACCTGAGGCGGGAATCGGTTCGATTCATGAAAGTCATAAGCGGCACGGGCCATGACTCCTGCATAGACCTGACCTGCCTTAACGCCGGAGCGATTTTCTATCTCACCGGCAAAGCACGCAGCATCCGTGAGGGCATTGAGCGGGGGAAGGAGCTGGTTTTTTCCGGACGGGCCTTCGAGAAACTTAGGCAATGGGCGATGGTTCAGTGTGACGACGAAGAGAGGGGATTGAGGCGGTTTGCTGCCATCACAGCAGAGGCAGG
This portion of the Syntrophorhabdaceae bacterium genome encodes:
- a CDS encoding alcohol dehydrogenase catalytic domain-containing protein — protein: MEKMKCIMVRKIGSFDVASTKIRPPTEDEVLIRVEGAGVCRTDLKLIREGHRDLVLPRIPGEEVVGSVHRTGIAVSNFKEGDRVYVYPGVWCGKCPACRSGAENLCRDMRIMGFHRDGGFAEYVTVPARSIIAVPEGLKAEHAVFAEPLSCCLNALELGASGMGKTIAIWGAGPAGTLLFRAASALGAVPVCIEPDDQRRQRINGIKRTADEKYDLCIVAVGSKSAYEEALASLNPRGRLVVFSGLRPAEPALSVDFNRLHYFEQTIVGAYGCAYRQGISALDLIHNGRIVVEDLISHRMQLDELETALRLVEERQSMKIILRP
- the trpD gene encoding anthranilate phosphoribosyltransferase, giving the protein MEYNNDSLIQFGKAIQRLIDKKDLSRQESYETFRQILLNLQPELHQGAFLAALVAKGETAQEIAGAWQAIVEFDTIPANETFEAPLVENCGTGMDALKTFNVSTAAAVVAAAGGVRMARHGARALTSMYGTVDLLEAVGVDVDADVNKVCQSIRKAGIGIFNGTSPKVHPRSLARILGQIRFGSTLNISASLAGPCRPTHALRGVYSSSLLPKMSEVMREIGYERGLIVHGLDATGEKGIDELSNMGESVICEFDSDGKETTYSINPEDVGLRRSSYEDVATLGNLRRESVRFMKVISGTGHDSCIDLTCLNAGAIFYLTGKARSIREGIERGKELVFSGRAFEKLRQWAMVQCDDEERGLRRFAAITAEAG